A window of the Mus pahari chromosome 1, PAHARI_EIJ_v1.1, whole genome shotgun sequence genome harbors these coding sequences:
- the Dcun1d3 gene encoding DCN1-like protein 3: MGQCVTKCKNPSSTLGSKNGDRDPSNKSHSRRGASHREEQVPPCGKPAGDILVNGTKKAEAATEACQLPTSSGDAGRESKTNAEESSLQRLEELFRRYKDEREDAILEEGMERFCNDLCVDPTEFRVLLLAWKFQAATMCKFTRKEFFDGCKAISADSIDGICARFPSLLTEAKQEDKFKDLYRFTFQFGLDSEEGQRSLHREIAIALWKLVFTQNNPPVLDQWLNFLTENPSGIKGISRDTWNMFLNFTQVIGPDLSNYSEDEAWPSLFDTFVEWEMERRKREVEGRGALSSGQEGLCPEEQT; encoded by the exons ATGGGCCAGTGTGTCACCAAGTGCAAGAATCCTTCATCAACCTTGGGCAGCAAGAATGGAGACCGGGACCCCAGCAACAAGTCACACAGCAGGCGGGGGGCTAGTCATCGTGAGGAACAGGTGCCACCTTGTGGCAAACCAGCTGGGGATATTCTTGTCAATGGGACCAAGAAAGCAGAGGCTGCCACCGAGGCCTGCCAGCTGCCAACTTCTTCTGGAGATGCTGGGAGGGAGTCCAAGACCAATGCTGAGGAGTCTTCTTTGCAGAGGTTGGAAGAACTATTCAGGCGCTACAAGGATGAGCGGGAAGATGCAATTTTGGAGGAAGGCATGGAGCGCTTTTGCAATGACCTATGTGTTGATCCTACAGAATTTCGAGTGCTGCTCTTGGCCTGGAAATTCCAGGCTGCTACCATGTGCAAATTCACCAG GAAGGAGTTTTTTGATGGCTGTAAAGCAATAAGTGCAGACAGCATTGATGGGATCTGTGCACGGTTCCCTAGCCTCTTAACAGAAGCCAAACAAGAAGATAAATTCAAGGATCTCTACCGGTTTACATTTCAGTTTGGTCTGGACTCTGAAGAAGGGCAGCGGTCACTGCATCGTGAAATAGCCATTGCCCTGTGGAAACTAGTATTTACACAGAACAATCCTCCAGTATTGGACCAGTGGCTAAATTTCCTAACAGAGAACCCTTCGGGAATCAAGGGCATCTCCCGGGACACTTGGAACATGTTTCTTAACTTCACTCAGGTGATTGGTCCCGACCTCAGCAACTACAGTGAAGATGAGGCTTGGCCGAGTCTCTTTGATACCTTTGTGGAgtgggaaatggagagaaggaaaagagaagtggaAGGGAGAGGTGCACTCAGCTCAGGGCAAGAGGGCTTGTGTCCAGAAGAGCAGACTTAG